A DNA window from Mastacembelus armatus chromosome 11, fMasArm1.2, whole genome shotgun sequence contains the following coding sequences:
- the LOC113126005 gene encoding major histocompatibility complex class I-related gene protein-like, translating to MELVLVLFLLPVAHSVKHSLTYFVTASSGLQTFPEFVAVSMIDGAEMGYCDSDIKTVELRQDWLRTLIKFAPQELEWHVNRCIVTHQLTKAVIEDINLHFNQTGGLHIFQELSGCEWDEETGEFDGYDDFGYDGEDFISFSMKTQTWLYTEQAATYKHKWESGKDGFKDTNFLTNICPQWLKTFLIYGSSSLQRTDLPSVSLLQKTPSSPVSCHATGFYPDKADLFWRKDGEQLHEDVDHGEILPNKDGTFQMRVDLNLSSVRPEDWSRYDCVFQLSGVKNHIVTKLDKDMIRANWGNPRERGGDPQFPVAAVIGAVVGLLLLAACISGLFIWRKKNNGFRPVNISDRSDTNVTVEENTPGATTSGEK from the exons ATGGAGCTTGTTCTTGTGCTTTTTCTGCTTCCTGTCGCACATTCAG TGAAACACTCTCTGACATATTTCGTCACTGCATCCTCTGGACTCCAGACCTTCCCAGAGTTTGTGGCTGTGTCGATGATTGATGGAGCTGAGATGGGTTATTGTGACAGTGACATTAAAACTGTCGAACTCAGACAGGACTGGCTCAGAACATTAATCAAATTTGCTCCTCAGGAGTTGGAGTGGCATGTTAATCGGTGCATAGTAACACATCAGCTTACAAAAGCTGTGATTGAGGATATAAACCTGCACTTCAACCAAACTGGAG GTCTTCACATTTTCCAGGAGTTATCTGGATGTGAATGGGATGAAGAGACTGGAGAGTTTGATGGATATGATGACTTTGGTTATGATGGAGAAGATTTCATATCATTCAGCATGAAGACACAGACATGGCTGTACACAGAACAGGCTGCAACCTACAAACACAAGTGGGAAAGTGGCAAAGATGGATTTAAAGATACTAACTTTCTCACCAACATTTGTCCTCAGTGGTTGAAGACCTTTTTGATCTATGGGAGCAGCTCTCTGCAGAGAACAG ACCTCCCCTCAGTGTCTCTCCTCCAGAAGACCCCCTCCTCTCCAGTCAGCTGCCACGCTACAGGTTTCTACCCTGACAAAGCTGACCTGTTCTGGAGGAAagatggagagcagcttcaTGAGGACGTGGACCACGGAGAGATCCTCCCCAACAAGGACGGGACCTTCCAGATGAGGGTTGACCTGAACCTTTCATCAGTCAGACCTGAAGACTGGAGCAGGTAcgactgtgtgtttcagctctcTGGAGTTAAGAACCACATCGTCACCAAACTGGACAAAGACATGATCAGGGCAAACTGGGGAAATCCTCGTGAAAGAG GTGGTGACCCACAGTTTCCTGTAGCTGCTGTCATTGGAGCTGTTGTAGGACTGCTGCTCCTGGCCGCCTGCATCTCTGGACTCTTCAtctggaggaagaaaaacaacg GGTTCAGACCTGTGAACA TCAGTGACAGATCTGACACAAACGTTactgtggaggaaaacactCCAGGGGCAACAACATCTGGAGAGAAGTGA